From one Suricata suricatta isolate VVHF042 chromosome 8, meerkat_22Aug2017_6uvM2_HiC, whole genome shotgun sequence genomic stretch:
- the PUSL1 gene encoding tRNA pseudouridine synthase-like 1 isoform X2, whose protein sequence is MVPAAGSMRTRYLVYFQYLGTEFNGVAAIRGSQRAIGVQNYLEEAAKRLKSVVPVKFTISSRTDAGVHALSNAAHLDIQRRSGQTPFSPDVLTEVLNAHLGHPAIRVLQAFRVPSDFHARHAATSRTYLYRLATGCQRHDQLSVFERNRCWALRASSLDIDAMQEAAQHLLGTHDFSAFQSAGSPATSSVRTLRRASVSPDLGSPFVLPQENRLQFWNLEFESQSFLYRQVRRMTAVLVAVGLGALMPAQVKGILESRDPLGRHQTRVAPAHGLFLKSVQYGSLGGNPACVQRESQDPGGFTAWKAQITPETQLRSDGHDILGPAIGPCPQRRAGTCTWPSRVTAGLLPPMGPYLLEVPTHLPGCPGLPQVGCCG, encoded by the exons ATGGTTCCCGCCGCAGGCTCGATGAGGACGCGCTACCTCGTGTACTTCCAGTACTTGGGCACGGAGTTCAA CGGGGTCGCGGCCATCAGGGGCTCCCAGCGCGCCATCGGGGTCCAGAACTACCTGGAG GAGGCTGCAAAGCGGTTGAAGTCGGTGGTGCCGGTCAAGTTCACCATCTCCAGCCGCACGGATGCTGGGGTCCACGCCCTGAGCAACGCGGCACACCTGGACATCCAGCGCCGCTCAGGCCAGACCCCCTTCTCCCCTGATGTCCTGACTGAAGTTCTCAATGCGCACCTGGGGCACCCGGCCATCCG GGTGCTGCAGGCCTTCCGAGTACCCAGTGACTTCCATGCCCGCCATGCAGCCACATCCAGGACCTACCTGTACCGCCTGGCCACCGGCTGCCAGCGGCATGATCAGCTGTCTGTGTTTGAACGAAACCGATGCTGGGCACTACGGGCAAG CTCCTTGGATATAGATGCCATGCAGGAGGCTGCCCAGCACCTTCTAGGGACACATGACTTCAGTGCCTTCCAGTCAGCTGGCAGCCCAGCCACTAGCTCAGTGCGCACACTGCGccgagcctcagtgtcccctgaCCTAGGCAGCCCCTTTGTCCTCCCCCAGGAGAACAG GTTGCAGTTCTGGAACCTGGAGTTTGAAAGCCAGTCCTTCCTGTACAGACAG GTTCGGAGAATGACCGCTGTGCTGgtggctgtggggctgggggctttGATGCCCGCTCAGGTGAAGGGGATTCTGGAAAGCCGGGACCCCCTCGGCAGACACCAGACACGCGTGGCACCAGCCCATGGCTTATTCCTCAAGTCGGTGCAGTACGGGAGCCTCG GTGGGAATCCAGCCTGTGTTCAGCGGGAAAGCCAGGACCCTGGAG GGTTCACCGCATGGAAGGCACAGATAACTCCAGAGACTCAGCTGAGATCAGATGGCCATGACATACTAGGCCCTGCCATTGGACCCTGCCCACAGAGGCGAGCTGGGACCTGCACTTGGCCATCCAGAGTCACAGCAGGCCTCCTGCCTCCCATGGGCCCGTACCTGCTGGAagtccccacccaccttcctggGTGCCCCGGTCTGCCCCAGGTGGGCTGCTGTGGGTAG
- the PUSL1 gene encoding tRNA pseudouridine synthase-like 1 isoform X1, whose amino-acid sequence MVPAAGSMRTRYLVYFQYLGTEFNGVAAIRGSQRAIGVQNYLEVALSSQEAAKRLKSVVPVKFTISSRTDAGVHALSNAAHLDIQRRSGQTPFSPDVLTEVLNAHLGHPAIRVLQAFRVPSDFHARHAATSRTYLYRLATGCQRHDQLSVFERNRCWALRASSLDIDAMQEAAQHLLGTHDFSAFQSAGSPATSSVRTLRRASVSPDLGSPFVLPQENRLQFWNLEFESQSFLYRQVRRMTAVLVAVGLGALMPAQVKGILESRDPLGRHQTRVAPAHGLFLKSVQYGSLGGNPACVQRESQDPGGFTAWKAQITPETQLRSDGHDILGPAIGPCPQRRAGTCTWPSRVTAGLLPPMGPYLLEVPTHLPGCPGLPQVGCCG is encoded by the exons ATGGTTCCCGCCGCAGGCTCGATGAGGACGCGCTACCTCGTGTACTTCCAGTACTTGGGCACGGAGTTCAA CGGGGTCGCGGCCATCAGGGGCTCCCAGCGCGCCATCGGGGTCCAGAACTACCTGGAG gTGGCTCTGTCCTCGCAGGAGGCTGCAAAGCGGTTGAAGTCGGTGGTGCCGGTCAAGTTCACCATCTCCAGCCGCACGGATGCTGGGGTCCACGCCCTGAGCAACGCGGCACACCTGGACATCCAGCGCCGCTCAGGCCAGACCCCCTTCTCCCCTGATGTCCTGACTGAAGTTCTCAATGCGCACCTGGGGCACCCGGCCATCCG GGTGCTGCAGGCCTTCCGAGTACCCAGTGACTTCCATGCCCGCCATGCAGCCACATCCAGGACCTACCTGTACCGCCTGGCCACCGGCTGCCAGCGGCATGATCAGCTGTCTGTGTTTGAACGAAACCGATGCTGGGCACTACGGGCAAG CTCCTTGGATATAGATGCCATGCAGGAGGCTGCCCAGCACCTTCTAGGGACACATGACTTCAGTGCCTTCCAGTCAGCTGGCAGCCCAGCCACTAGCTCAGTGCGCACACTGCGccgagcctcagtgtcccctgaCCTAGGCAGCCCCTTTGTCCTCCCCCAGGAGAACAG GTTGCAGTTCTGGAACCTGGAGTTTGAAAGCCAGTCCTTCCTGTACAGACAG GTTCGGAGAATGACCGCTGTGCTGgtggctgtggggctgggggctttGATGCCCGCTCAGGTGAAGGGGATTCTGGAAAGCCGGGACCCCCTCGGCAGACACCAGACACGCGTGGCACCAGCCCATGGCTTATTCCTCAAGTCGGTGCAGTACGGGAGCCTCG GTGGGAATCCAGCCTGTGTTCAGCGGGAAAGCCAGGACCCTGGAG GGTTCACCGCATGGAAGGCACAGATAACTCCAGAGACTCAGCTGAGATCAGATGGCCATGACATACTAGGCCCTGCCATTGGACCCTGCCCACAGAGGCGAGCTGGGACCTGCACTTGGCCATCCAGAGTCACAGCAGGCCTCCTGCCTCCCATGGGCCCGTACCTGCTGGAagtccccacccaccttcctggGTGCCCCGGTCTGCCCCAGGTGGGCTGCTGTGGGTAG
- the PUSL1 gene encoding tRNA pseudouridine synthase-like 1 isoform X6 translates to MVPAAGSMRTRYLVYFQYLGTEFNGVAAIRGSQRAIGVQNYLEVALSSQEAAKRLKSVVPVKFTISSRTDAGVHALSNAAHLDIQRRSGQTPFSPDVLTEVLNAHLGHPAIRVLQAFRVPSDFHARHAATSRTYLYRLATGCQRHDQLSVFERNRCWALRARLQFWNLEFESQSFLYRQVRRMTAVLVAVGLGALMPAQVKGILESRDPLGRHQTRVAPAHGLFLKSVQYGSLGGNPACVQRESQDPGGFTAWKAQITPETQLRSDGHDILGPAIGPCPQRRAGTCTWPSRVTAGLLPPMGPYLLEVPTHLPGCPGLPQVGCCG, encoded by the exons ATGGTTCCCGCCGCAGGCTCGATGAGGACGCGCTACCTCGTGTACTTCCAGTACTTGGGCACGGAGTTCAA CGGGGTCGCGGCCATCAGGGGCTCCCAGCGCGCCATCGGGGTCCAGAACTACCTGGAG gTGGCTCTGTCCTCGCAGGAGGCTGCAAAGCGGTTGAAGTCGGTGGTGCCGGTCAAGTTCACCATCTCCAGCCGCACGGATGCTGGGGTCCACGCCCTGAGCAACGCGGCACACCTGGACATCCAGCGCCGCTCAGGCCAGACCCCCTTCTCCCCTGATGTCCTGACTGAAGTTCTCAATGCGCACCTGGGGCACCCGGCCATCCG GGTGCTGCAGGCCTTCCGAGTACCCAGTGACTTCCATGCCCGCCATGCAGCCACATCCAGGACCTACCTGTACCGCCTGGCCACCGGCTGCCAGCGGCATGATCAGCTGTCTGTGTTTGAACGAAACCGATGCTGGGCACTACGGGCAAG GTTGCAGTTCTGGAACCTGGAGTTTGAAAGCCAGTCCTTCCTGTACAGACAG GTTCGGAGAATGACCGCTGTGCTGgtggctgtggggctgggggctttGATGCCCGCTCAGGTGAAGGGGATTCTGGAAAGCCGGGACCCCCTCGGCAGACACCAGACACGCGTGGCACCAGCCCATGGCTTATTCCTCAAGTCGGTGCAGTACGGGAGCCTCG GTGGGAATCCAGCCTGTGTTCAGCGGGAAAGCCAGGACCCTGGAG GGTTCACCGCATGGAAGGCACAGATAACTCCAGAGACTCAGCTGAGATCAGATGGCCATGACATACTAGGCCCTGCCATTGGACCCTGCCCACAGAGGCGAGCTGGGACCTGCACTTGGCCATCCAGAGTCACAGCAGGCCTCCTGCCTCCCATGGGCCCGTACCTGCTGGAagtccccacccaccttcctggGTGCCCCGGTCTGCCCCAGGTGGGCTGCTGTGGGTAG
- the PUSL1 gene encoding tRNA pseudouridine synthase-like 1 isoform X3 yields the protein MVPAAGSMRTRYLVYFQYLGTEFNGVAAIRGSQRAIGVQNYLEVALSSQEAAKRLKSVVPVKFTISSRTDAGVHALSNAAHLDIQRRSGQTPFSPDVLTEVLNAHLGHPAIRVLQAFRVPSDFHARHAATSRTYLYRLATGCQRHDQLSVFERNRCWALRASSLDIDAMQEAAQHLLGTHDFSAFQSAGSPATSSVRTLRRASVSPDLGSPFVLPQENRLQFWNLEFESQSFLYRQVRRMTAVLVAVGLGALMPAQVKGILESRDPLGRHQTRVAPAHGLFLKSVQYGSLGGNPACVQRESQDPGGKEAPARLDKMSPAAPKRRQPGVRVHRMEGTDNSRDSAEIRWP from the exons ATGGTTCCCGCCGCAGGCTCGATGAGGACGCGCTACCTCGTGTACTTCCAGTACTTGGGCACGGAGTTCAA CGGGGTCGCGGCCATCAGGGGCTCCCAGCGCGCCATCGGGGTCCAGAACTACCTGGAG gTGGCTCTGTCCTCGCAGGAGGCTGCAAAGCGGTTGAAGTCGGTGGTGCCGGTCAAGTTCACCATCTCCAGCCGCACGGATGCTGGGGTCCACGCCCTGAGCAACGCGGCACACCTGGACATCCAGCGCCGCTCAGGCCAGACCCCCTTCTCCCCTGATGTCCTGACTGAAGTTCTCAATGCGCACCTGGGGCACCCGGCCATCCG GGTGCTGCAGGCCTTCCGAGTACCCAGTGACTTCCATGCCCGCCATGCAGCCACATCCAGGACCTACCTGTACCGCCTGGCCACCGGCTGCCAGCGGCATGATCAGCTGTCTGTGTTTGAACGAAACCGATGCTGGGCACTACGGGCAAG CTCCTTGGATATAGATGCCATGCAGGAGGCTGCCCAGCACCTTCTAGGGACACATGACTTCAGTGCCTTCCAGTCAGCTGGCAGCCCAGCCACTAGCTCAGTGCGCACACTGCGccgagcctcagtgtcccctgaCCTAGGCAGCCCCTTTGTCCTCCCCCAGGAGAACAG GTTGCAGTTCTGGAACCTGGAGTTTGAAAGCCAGTCCTTCCTGTACAGACAG GTTCGGAGAATGACCGCTGTGCTGgtggctgtggggctgggggctttGATGCCCGCTCAGGTGAAGGGGATTCTGGAAAGCCGGGACCCCCTCGGCAGACACCAGACACGCGTGGCACCAGCCCATGGCTTATTCCTCAAGTCGGTGCAGTACGGGAGCCTCG GTGGGAATCCAGCCTGTGTTCAGCGGGAAAGCCAGGACCCTGGAGGCAAGGAAGCCCCAGCCAGGTTGGACAAAATGTCTCCAGCTGCTCCCAAAAGGAGGCAGCCTGGAGTAAG GGTTCACCGCATGGAAGGCACAGATAACTCCAGAGACTCAGCTGAGATCAGATGGCCATGA
- the PUSL1 gene encoding tRNA pseudouridine synthase-like 1 isoform X5, with protein sequence MVPAAGSMRTRYLVYFQYLGTEFNGVAAIRGSQRAIGVQNYLEVALSSQEAAKRLKSVVPVKFTISSRTDAGVHALSNAAHLDIQRRSGQTPFSPDVLTEVLNAHLGHPAIRVLQAFRVPSDFHARHAATSRTYLYRLATGCQRHDQLSVFERNRCWALRASSLDIDAMQEAAQHLLGTHDFSAFQSAGSPATSSVRTLRRASVSPDLGSPFVLPQENRLQFWNLEFESQSFLYRQVRRMTAVLVAVGLGALMPAQVKGILESRDPLGRHQTRVAPAHGLFLKSVQYGSLGGNPACVQRESQDPGGKEAPARVHRMEGTDNSRDSAEIRWP encoded by the exons ATGGTTCCCGCCGCAGGCTCGATGAGGACGCGCTACCTCGTGTACTTCCAGTACTTGGGCACGGAGTTCAA CGGGGTCGCGGCCATCAGGGGCTCCCAGCGCGCCATCGGGGTCCAGAACTACCTGGAG gTGGCTCTGTCCTCGCAGGAGGCTGCAAAGCGGTTGAAGTCGGTGGTGCCGGTCAAGTTCACCATCTCCAGCCGCACGGATGCTGGGGTCCACGCCCTGAGCAACGCGGCACACCTGGACATCCAGCGCCGCTCAGGCCAGACCCCCTTCTCCCCTGATGTCCTGACTGAAGTTCTCAATGCGCACCTGGGGCACCCGGCCATCCG GGTGCTGCAGGCCTTCCGAGTACCCAGTGACTTCCATGCCCGCCATGCAGCCACATCCAGGACCTACCTGTACCGCCTGGCCACCGGCTGCCAGCGGCATGATCAGCTGTCTGTGTTTGAACGAAACCGATGCTGGGCACTACGGGCAAG CTCCTTGGATATAGATGCCATGCAGGAGGCTGCCCAGCACCTTCTAGGGACACATGACTTCAGTGCCTTCCAGTCAGCTGGCAGCCCAGCCACTAGCTCAGTGCGCACACTGCGccgagcctcagtgtcccctgaCCTAGGCAGCCCCTTTGTCCTCCCCCAGGAGAACAG GTTGCAGTTCTGGAACCTGGAGTTTGAAAGCCAGTCCTTCCTGTACAGACAG GTTCGGAGAATGACCGCTGTGCTGgtggctgtggggctgggggctttGATGCCCGCTCAGGTGAAGGGGATTCTGGAAAGCCGGGACCCCCTCGGCAGACACCAGACACGCGTGGCACCAGCCCATGGCTTATTCCTCAAGTCGGTGCAGTACGGGAGCCTCG GTGGGAATCCAGCCTGTGTTCAGCGGGAAAGCCAGGACCCTGGAGGCAAGGAAGCCCCAGCCAG GGTTCACCGCATGGAAGGCACAGATAACTCCAGAGACTCAGCTGAGATCAGATGGCCATGA
- the PUSL1 gene encoding tRNA pseudouridine synthase-like 1 isoform X4, whose protein sequence is MVPAAGSMRTRYLVYFQYLGTEFNGVAAIRGSQRAIGVQNYLEVALSSQEAAKRLKSVVPVKFTISSRTDAGVHALSNAAHLDIQRRSGQTPFSPDVLTEVLNAHLGHPAIRVLQAFRVPSDFHARHAATSRTYLYRLATGCQRHDQLSVFERNRCWALRASSLDIDAMQEAAQHLLGTHDFSAFQSAGSPATSSVRTLRRASVSPDLGSPFVLPQENRLQFWNLEFESQSFLYRQVRRMTAVLVAVGLGALMPAQVKGILESRDPLGRHQTRVAPAHGLFLKSVQYGSLGGNPACVQRESQDPGGKEAPARLDKMSPAAPKRRQPGGSPHGRHR, encoded by the exons ATGGTTCCCGCCGCAGGCTCGATGAGGACGCGCTACCTCGTGTACTTCCAGTACTTGGGCACGGAGTTCAA CGGGGTCGCGGCCATCAGGGGCTCCCAGCGCGCCATCGGGGTCCAGAACTACCTGGAG gTGGCTCTGTCCTCGCAGGAGGCTGCAAAGCGGTTGAAGTCGGTGGTGCCGGTCAAGTTCACCATCTCCAGCCGCACGGATGCTGGGGTCCACGCCCTGAGCAACGCGGCACACCTGGACATCCAGCGCCGCTCAGGCCAGACCCCCTTCTCCCCTGATGTCCTGACTGAAGTTCTCAATGCGCACCTGGGGCACCCGGCCATCCG GGTGCTGCAGGCCTTCCGAGTACCCAGTGACTTCCATGCCCGCCATGCAGCCACATCCAGGACCTACCTGTACCGCCTGGCCACCGGCTGCCAGCGGCATGATCAGCTGTCTGTGTTTGAACGAAACCGATGCTGGGCACTACGGGCAAG CTCCTTGGATATAGATGCCATGCAGGAGGCTGCCCAGCACCTTCTAGGGACACATGACTTCAGTGCCTTCCAGTCAGCTGGCAGCCCAGCCACTAGCTCAGTGCGCACACTGCGccgagcctcagtgtcccctgaCCTAGGCAGCCCCTTTGTCCTCCCCCAGGAGAACAG GTTGCAGTTCTGGAACCTGGAGTTTGAAAGCCAGTCCTTCCTGTACAGACAG GTTCGGAGAATGACCGCTGTGCTGgtggctgtggggctgggggctttGATGCCCGCTCAGGTGAAGGGGATTCTGGAAAGCCGGGACCCCCTCGGCAGACACCAGACACGCGTGGCACCAGCCCATGGCTTATTCCTCAAGTCGGTGCAGTACGGGAGCCTCG GTGGGAATCCAGCCTGTGTTCAGCGGGAAAGCCAGGACCCTGGAGGCAAGGAAGCCCCAGCCAGGTTGGACAAAATGTCTCCAGCTGCTCCCAAAAGGAGGCAGCCTGGA GGTTCACCGCATGGAAGGCACAGATAA